A stretch of the Perca flavescens isolate YP-PL-M2 chromosome 3, PFLA_1.0, whole genome shotgun sequence genome encodes the following:
- the LOC114552462 gene encoding zinc finger protein 345, whose amino-acid sequence MEARFGGEVAAIVEVAIQATVSVFRDVWAKEAPNATWGEAKLGELQEIEKCLVVQIHKVFTEFSSELLEENEALRAKVEQLEDVLHRKAGQLEQELEARVVQLGREMEQLEEELKSISEGSDRARGGPTHVLLQDGSLIGAPVVSVSTSPAARLVAAKESTSDPLLVSPGSAEAVPSATAGPVAVPESAVAPVMFVGRGTSAPTVLLLSASQVVYQTPPPAVSETTGSTQLVLKPAASPESTPQGVPSLDSSSGSDVDSAQEKTSAGEAPSGRPKRIRKPTSKAEEVFTDYSTKKKLLKKGRGRGKRKELQTARRFSCERCNLGFYWKGDFTKHMKLHKEPFPCEKCGRSFREKKSLENHLLRHEKRQAPMPFSCPKCNRSYRREQSFQNHLKRHELVELPKPFACDQCGRTFRVQQSLENHLVRHQKSKQLLKCQLCEKTCKTAVQLKCHMSVHSEDRPFSCATCGKEFKSKDTLRFHQIVHSNQKKYKCTMCDETFKYAHSLTVHKRKHTGITPFVCTVCNKPYRTGTALKRHSIVHTGEKPFTCHICGARFSLNNNLKRHLRIHTGEKPFTCQECGKSFSENNKLKSHMLIHGARKPFMCDLCGKTFLFNCRLRIHQKYVHANRSKETDGTQTSSQPRRCNASSLVKPYSCKICLRGFSAASSLKLHERGHSEQKEFNCGICGRAFHNKYSFGYHQRSHAGEKPYICDVCGKRFFLAGSLKQHKRIHTGEKPYKCDQCDKAFRTDGNFYRHLRIHTGEKPFECVYCHRKFHQSNQLKSHMQVHTGEKLYSCQQCGRGFSDSRQLRKHSCDGP is encoded by the exons ATGGAGGCGAGGTTCGGCGGCGAAGTGGCGGCGATCGTGGAAGTCGCCATCCAGGCAACCGTCTCCGTTTTCAGAGATGTCTGGGCGAAAGAGGCGCCAAACGCCACATGGGGAGAGGCGAAGCTCGGCGAACTCCAGGAGATCGAGAAGTGTCTGGTGGTCCAGATCCACAAGGTGTTCACGGAGTTCTCCTCggagctgctggaggagaaCGAGGCTCTGCGGGCCAAGGTGGAGCAGCTGGAGGATGTGCTGCACCGGAAAGCCGGGCAGCTGGAGCAGGAGCTGGAGGCCAGAGTGGTGCAGCTGggcagagagatggagcagcTGGAGGAAGAGCTGAAGAGCATCAGCGAAGGCAGCGACAGGGCACGAGGAGGCCCGACCCACGTCCTGCTGCAGGACGGCTCACTGATCG GAGCACCGGTTGTGTCGGTCTCCACCAGTCCGGCTGCCCGTCTGGTTGCTGCGAAGGAATCCACGTCGGACCCTCTTCTGGTCTCACCAGGGAGCGCTGAAGCCGTTCCCAGCGCCACAGCTGGTCCTGTGGCTGTCCCGGAGTCCGCGGTGGCCCCGGTGATGTTCGTCGGCAGAGGCACCTCTGCTCCCACGGTGCTGTTGCTGAGCGCCAGCCAAGTCGTCTACCAGACGCCGCCGCCGGCCGTCTCCGAGACGACGGGATCCACCCAGCTCGTTCTCAAACCGGCAGCCTCGCCGGAGTCTACGCCGCAAGGCGTCCCCAGTCTGGACTCCAGCTCCGGCAGCGACGTCGACTCGGCACAGGAAAAG ACCTCTGCGGGAGAGGCACCTTCAGGGAGACCGAAGAGGATCAGGAAACCAACTTCTAAAGCCGAAGAAG TTTTCACTGACTACAGCACCAAAAAGAAACTCCTCAAGAAAGGGAGAGGGCgggggaaaagaaaagagttACAGACAGCGAGGCGGTTCTCCTGCGAGCGTTGTAACCTTGGTTTTTACTGGAAAGGTGACTTTACGAAACACATGAAGCTCCACAAGGAGCCTTTTCCTTGCGAGAAGTGCGGCCGAAGTTTCCGTGAAAAGAAGTCTTTGGAGAATCACCTTTTGCGCCACGAGAAAAGGCAAGCCCCGATGCCCTTCTCCTGCCCTAAGTGTAACCGATCGTACCGAAGAGAGCAGTCCTTTCAGAATCACCTCAAGCGTCACGAGCTGGTGGAGCTGCCGAAGCCGTTCGCCTGCGATCAGTGCGGGAGAACCTTCAGAGTCCAGCAGTCCCTCGAAAACCACCTCGTGCGCCACCAGAAATCGAAGCAGCTGCTGAAGTGCCAGCTTTGCGAGAAGACGTGCAAGACGGCGGTGCAGCTCAAGTGCCACATGAGCGTGCACTCGGAAGACCGACCGTTCAGCTGCGCGACGTGCGGGAAGGAGTTCAAGAGTAAAGACACCCTCCGCTTCCACCAGATCGTTCACTCcaaccaaaaaaaatacaaatgcacAATGTGCGACGAGACGTTCAAATACGCCCACTCCCTGACCGTGCACAAGAGGAAACACACCGGCATCACTCCGTTTGTATGCACCGTGTGCAACAAGCCGTACAGGACCGGCACGGCTCTGAAAAGACACAGCATAGTCCACACCGGGGAGAAGCCCTTCACCTGTCACATATGCGGCGCCAGGTTCAGCCTGAATAACAATCTCAAGAGGCACCTTCGCATCCACACGGGAGAGAAGCCGTTCACCTGCCAGGAGTGCGGCAAGAGCTTCTCGGAAAACAACAAGCTGAAGTCCCACATGCTCATCCACGGCGCCCGGAAACCCTTCATGTGCGACCTCTGCGGGAAGACCTTCCTCTTCAACTGCAGGCTGCGGATACATCAGAAGTACGTGCACGCTAACCGGAGCAAAGAAACGGACGGCACGCAAACCTCTTCCCAGCCCAGAAGGTGCAACGCGTCTTCGCTGGTCAAACCGTACAGCTGCAAAATATGCCTGAGAGGTTTCAGCGCCGCGTCTTCCCTCAAACTTCACGAAAGAGGCCACAGCGAGCAAAAGGAGTTCAACTGTGGCATATGTGGGAGGGCGTTCCATAACAAGTACTCTTTCGGCTACCACCAGAGAAGCCACGCGGGGGAGAAGCCCTATATTTGCGACGTGTGCGGGAAGAGGTTTTTCCTCGCCGGCAGCCTGAAGCAGCACAAGCGCATTCACACGGGTGAAAAACCGTACAAGTGTGACCAGTGCGACAAGGCCTTCAGAACCGACGGAAACTTCTACAGACACTTGCGGATCCACACGGGCGAGAAGCCGTTTGAATGTGTGTACTGTCACCGGAAGTTCCACCAGTCCAACCAGCTCAAGTCCCACATGCAGGTCCACACGGGGGAGAAGCTCTACTCGTGCCAGCAGTGTGGCCGCGGCTTCTCCGATTCCAGGCAGCTCAGGAAGCACAGCTGTGACGGGCCGTAG